From the genome of Candidatus Electrothrix communis, one region includes:
- a CDS encoding type II toxin-antitoxin system VapC family toxin: MFIWVQRGNEKAAEVMDAADARYLSIQTYMELLQGAKNKKQHKYVKDFLASFAFEVLPLTENIGHRAAIYVEEYALSSGVCSGDALIAATAVENNMPLVSSNKKHFRIINELKFQHFKP; the protein is encoded by the coding sequence ATGTTTATCTGGGTCCAAAGAGGTAACGAGAAAGCAGCAGAGGTCATGGATGCAGCTGATGCAAGGTATCTCTCGATTCAGACGTACATGGAGTTACTCCAGGGAGCGAAAAACAAAAAACAACATAAGTATGTGAAAGACTTCCTCGCCTCCTTTGCTTTTGAAGTGCTTCCGCTTACAGAAAACATCGGGCACAGAGCCGCAATCTATGTTGAAGAGTATGCATTGTCATCCGGGGTATGTTCCGGCGATGCACTCATTGCCGCAACAGCTGTTGAGAATAACATGCCCCTTGTATCAAGCAATAAAAAACATTTCAGGATAATAAACGAACTGAAATTTCAGCATTTTAAACCTTGA
- a CDS encoding DUF4143 domain-containing protein, protein MKKFKASMLDIGLMQRLCQVPAKTELLQEDLLALYRGKLAEQFVAQELLAWHSSELFYWARAARSSNAEVDFLVVRQGKIYPVEVKSGAGGSMKSLHLMLEKYPKCPQGLVLYSGCRRELPEQKLLFLPLYCAALIGDMRWGTE, encoded by the coding sequence TTGAAAAAATTCAAGGCATCCATGTTGGACATCGGCCTGATGCAACGGCTTTGTCAGGTACCGGCGAAGACCGAGCTGCTCCAGGAAGACCTGCTGGCTCTCTATAGGGGGAAACTCGCAGAGCAGTTTGTTGCTCAGGAGCTGCTGGCCTGGCACAGTTCGGAGCTTTTTTATTGGGCACGGGCTGCCCGCAGCAGTAATGCGGAAGTGGATTTTCTTGTTGTCCGGCAGGGAAAGATTTATCCGGTCGAGGTGAAGTCGGGTGCGGGCGGAAGTATGAAAAGCCTGCACCTGATGTTGGAGAAATACCCAAAGTGTCCGCAGGGGCTGGTGCTGTACAGCGGTTGCAGGCGTGAGCTGCCTGAGCAGAAGCTGTTATTTCTACCCCTGTACTGT
- a CDS encoding DEAD/DEAH box helicase, with protein MILLLPNTYRAFYGAFQQLHPIQQQAIEPILAQKDLIIQSATGSGKTEAVLAPCMERVIRSGSNESILYIVPTRALAADIYRRFKSIITERLGLGFAIRTGDVKHTGGGSPTLMLTTPESLDVMLGSSNQDLRGFLTRVRTVIIDEAHSFIHQYRGRQLVYLLQRLERRIGSGVQRIALSATLADPEEVGRFLGCSPDTVFLADKVSREIVPRLVHLENDEQELIGLLDDLYREWDYHKVLIFANSRGRCDKIFGLLNQLGSFRGMAHLHYSNLTAQQRQRVECSFRKQSRSICIATSTLELGIDVGDVDAVLLFEPPDSVAAFLQRIGRANRRQNAIHFWGVCRGERAGQQMLRFLALLSLARQGRVEAALPKMLPSVLSQQIISCLYEKKRLSLAAVQDLFIDPDVDPENDPDNEEATTWLENIFQSLVDKQWLRKDSLKGLYTGGWRYWDALVEHRIWANFPETEIEYKLDVAGEAVADIPQTIVKQLDPGDKVLLAGRPLRILWISTGPDKRVLAEPTQERLDDKELLWLGMGCHVSLETAQAMRAVLKSTNSADNEAAAGLFSRSRNLIRQQMAQDAKAVLLDNGIEVVLADQGSFQYRTYLGAVGNMLMAWSVKEYFAAQSEDIEVMSDEIGLVCSQWLRFEKLCLPLQRSDFIAWIKRHFKVMRVMFPLNAFCTTLPLEILRHELTDFILDQRLIDFFQQYKDGSSEIVAGDPRNLEFHPEEAEEQGPAFLDLPSCHHHSQSLLSLEKERHGGDRAVASVAPLFLPSKDARYRNRPLTGTIIGEYFRHHQCHRQFCASFLRPEDQPPRQSPMDDEYASLRLARGVAFEQEIMAELAGLKEQFHLVREKDQSGMPRSLESRFAETRDWLQRISSQKDLTGNYYLAQGVFVLPALLSPLRVDGTDVDGVGIPDLIRVSSGDAAGEQDIILEVGDIKSVVRPRYHQKWQVAFYAFLLKSFLDQEKEQFGTNKTVQVADTGFLLIRSPLDDTPQRHTFDLRPYLATLPALLRNFAHCLSHPPDQAEWQLQPHCLSCPCFASCYQQALHEEDIQFIPRLSKGALEKMRGLGLRNIGEASAWFADNSVGARHAVPLRTGQAQEPAPTTCTINTDFSPMQRERLQCAVTALEQNKIALTGQTTDLFPAHITTCFFIHLQHDPVTMLPKAVGLGMGKRGEEMRVFTWVAADTSAKRRRGEPLCSPLPTGQAQGPAPTVWRDFSTCFLDLWQETVENNGTPHIFFFGSGIRQGIDDWAAMMEDGPMRNLFRYSLAPSWTDLAQVLHRHFALPIPATLTLYDVACVLGLSRGTACRVPTLPIPESLVHFDPLPDTVGANPCVRPCLPGISPGRHRDLPLPEDYLAAVLNIDRQLQQWITSHLSSDWSREEGEEDDALDDPAQTGLSRGQAHQRFIEAERAFQEKDIRDLQELSLAERVERFRALGPLNFTGTGLDDEGRFLYLFEMVDGAESGVSKFRQGDFLKLVPLGVKDLQSGMPVIVDSYEPHQGSVALASRQRGTLQLQKNLPYSLEEDADDWTTPKLIKVVQTVYSDKVHHPLVDLFAGAWDFTQPLQWQEWISGWLRTEGKVAGLNAAQQKGLQMPFRHALSLIQGPPGTGKTNLLGWILIALIRHAQARDEPLRIAVSALTHQAIDQVLSKVVKLVNQYALPDFPGRCCKWGRRDGPEFAENSDKMQVEPLEDPDQVMLSPYLILGATGYGLAHLQKNKKLPTKPFDWVIFDEASQILLPQAMLSLVHGKGNFLFLGDVHQLPPVIRSAPIKEDTINQFDHVEHQGNHENDENDEALESEVRRSLLTVMLHRYPQQSVFLDLTYRMNAEICAFPSRIWYDSRLHPAPANATARLSLKGRLSNAPLDRIIDPEKPVVLVRADHHGCGQESIIEAEIMARLAHRLLSKYGLQKEQLALISPHRAQNNRITRRLTELLGGSDDLPLVDTVERIQGAEREVILFGFTCSDPDQVLGDFLNNPNRFNVAITRARHKLIVVGSETFFAAVAQNEENLRANVCFKEFFEGHPAFDGADVF; from the coding sequence TTGATCCTCCTCCTCCCCAACACCTATCGCGCCTTTTACGGCGCATTCCAGCAGCTGCATCCCATCCAGCAACAGGCCATTGAACCGATCCTGGCCCAAAAAGATCTTATTATCCAATCTGCCACCGGCTCCGGCAAAACCGAAGCCGTGTTGGCCCCTTGTATGGAACGGGTCATCCGTTCCGGGTCCAACGAATCCATCCTCTATATCGTCCCTACCCGAGCCCTGGCTGCTGATATTTATCGGCGTTTCAAATCAATTATCACCGAACGCCTGGGGCTTGGCTTTGCCATTCGCACCGGTGACGTCAAACATACAGGCGGTGGGAGCCCGACCCTGATGCTCACCACGCCCGAATCGCTGGACGTGATGCTGGGCAGTTCCAATCAGGATCTGCGCGGTTTTCTCACACGGGTCCGCACCGTGATTATTGATGAGGCCCATTCCTTTATCCATCAATATCGGGGCCGTCAACTGGTCTATCTGCTCCAACGTTTGGAACGGCGTATCGGCTCAGGAGTGCAACGAATCGCCTTATCCGCCACCCTTGCCGATCCCGAGGAAGTGGGTCGATTTTTGGGGTGCTCCCCTGATACGGTGTTTTTGGCCGACAAGGTGAGTCGGGAAATCGTGCCCAGGTTGGTGCATCTTGAAAATGATGAACAGGAGCTGATCGGGTTGTTGGATGATCTGTACCGGGAATGGGACTATCACAAGGTTTTGATCTTTGCCAACAGTCGGGGACGGTGTGATAAAATTTTCGGGCTGTTGAATCAGCTCGGTTCGTTTCGCGGCATGGCGCATTTGCATTACTCCAATCTGACTGCCCAACAGCGCCAACGGGTAGAATGCAGTTTTCGCAAGCAAAGCAGATCAATCTGCATTGCCACCTCTACCTTGGAGCTGGGAATCGATGTGGGGGATGTGGATGCGGTGCTCCTGTTTGAGCCGCCTGATTCGGTTGCCGCCTTTTTGCAACGCATTGGTCGGGCTAATCGGCGGCAAAACGCTATCCATTTCTGGGGGGTGTGTCGGGGCGAGCGGGCAGGACAGCAGATGCTGCGTTTTCTCGCCTTGCTCAGTTTGGCCCGGCAAGGACGGGTGGAGGCGGCCTTGCCCAAGATGTTACCCAGCGTGCTGAGCCAGCAGATCATTTCCTGTCTGTATGAAAAAAAGCGTCTTTCTTTGGCAGCAGTGCAGGATCTTTTTATTGATCCTGATGTTGATCCAGAAAACGATCCAGACAATGAGGAAGCGACAACTTGGCTTGAGAACATTTTTCAATCGCTGGTGGATAAACAATGGCTGCGCAAGGACAGTCTCAAGGGCTTATATACAGGGGGTTGGCGCTATTGGGACGCCCTGGTGGAGCATCGAATCTGGGCCAATTTTCCAGAAACCGAAATTGAGTACAAGCTGGATGTGGCGGGTGAGGCCGTGGCTGATATCCCGCAAACCATTGTCAAACAGCTTGATCCCGGCGACAAGGTATTGCTCGCTGGTCGACCCCTGCGTATTTTATGGATAAGCACCGGGCCTGATAAACGGGTTCTAGCCGAGCCTACCCAAGAGCGGCTGGATGACAAAGAATTGCTGTGGCTCGGCATGGGCTGTCATGTTTCTTTGGAGACGGCGCAAGCCATGCGGGCGGTGCTCAAATCAACAAATTCTGCTGACAATGAGGCTGCTGCCGGGCTCTTTTCCCGGAGCCGGAACCTGATCCGCCAGCAGATGGCCCAAGATGCAAAGGCAGTGCTTCTTGATAACGGCATTGAGGTGGTCCTGGCCGACCAAGGATCTTTTCAATACCGCACCTATCTGGGCGCGGTGGGCAATATGCTGATGGCCTGGAGCGTTAAGGAATATTTTGCTGCACAATCAGAAGATATTGAGGTGATGTCCGATGAGATCGGCCTCGTGTGCAGTCAGTGGCTCCGTTTTGAAAAGCTGTGCCTTCCCTTGCAGCGCAGTGATTTCATTGCTTGGATCAAACGCCATTTTAAGGTGATGCGAGTGATGTTCCCGCTCAATGCCTTTTGCACGACCCTGCCCCTGGAAATCTTGCGCCATGAACTCACTGATTTTATATTGGATCAGCGACTGATTGATTTTTTCCAGCAATACAAGGATGGTTCTTCCGAAATAGTGGCAGGCGATCCCCGCAATCTTGAATTTCATCCCGAGGAGGCTGAGGAACAAGGACCCGCCTTTCTTGACCTCCCTTCTTGTCATCATCACAGCCAATCCTTATTGTCTTTGGAAAAAGAACGGCATGGAGGTGATAGAGCTGTTGCCTCGGTGGCCCCTCTCTTCCTGCCTAGTAAGGATGCACGCTACCGAAACAGACCCTTGACCGGCACCATCATCGGTGAATACTTTCGTCATCACCAGTGTCATCGCCAGTTCTGCGCTTCTTTTCTCCGGCCCGAAGATCAACCGCCCCGGCAAAGCCCAATGGACGACGAGTACGCAAGCCTTCGTTTGGCAAGGGGCGTGGCGTTTGAACAAGAGATTATGGCCGAGCTTGCTGGGCTCAAGGAACAATTCCATCTTGTCCGAGAAAAGGATCAGTCCGGGATGCCACGTTCTCTGGAGTCCCGTTTTGCGGAAACTCGGGATTGGTTGCAACGTATTTCTAGCCAAAAGGATCTGACAGGAAATTACTATCTGGCCCAAGGCGTGTTTGTTTTGCCTGCGCTGTTGTCCCCTTTGAGAGTGGATGGGACGGATGTGGACGGGGTCGGCATCCCGGATCTCATCCGTGTTTCATCCGGAGATGCAGCCGGAGAGCAAGATATCATTTTGGAAGTGGGCGACATTAAAAGCGTTGTCAGGCCCCGGTATCATCAGAAATGGCAGGTGGCGTTTTATGCTTTTTTGCTCAAGAGCTTTTTGGATCAGGAAAAAGAGCAGTTCGGCACAAACAAAACCGTCCAAGTTGCTGACACCGGTTTTCTGCTGATTCGCTCGCCCCTTGATGATACGCCCCAGCGCCACACCTTTGATCTCCGGCCTTATCTGGCAACCTTGCCCGCTCTTTTGCGAAATTTTGCACACTGTCTCTCGCATCCTCCAGATCAGGCCGAGTGGCAATTGCAGCCCCATTGCCTGAGTTGCCCCTGTTTTGCCTCCTGTTATCAGCAAGCCTTGCATGAGGAAGATATTCAGTTCATTCCCCGGCTCTCCAAAGGCGCTTTGGAGAAAATGCGGGGATTAGGGCTGCGGAATATTGGGGAGGCCTCGGCTTGGTTTGCCGATAATTCTGTAGGGGCACGGCATGCCGTGCCCCTACGTACCGGGCAGGCACAGGAACCTGCCCCTACAACATGTACCATCAACACCGATTTCAGCCCCATGCAAAGAGAGCGTCTGCAATGCGCTGTCACCGCATTGGAACAAAATAAAATTGCTCTTACCGGGCAAACGACTGATTTGTTCCCGGCTCATATTACAACCTGTTTTTTCATCCATCTGCAACATGATCCAGTAACCATGTTGCCCAAGGCCGTGGGCTTGGGAATGGGTAAACGTGGCGAGGAAATGCGGGTGTTCACCTGGGTGGCTGCGGATACATCAGCTAAGCGCCGTAGGGGCGAACCCCTGTGTTCGCCCTTGCCTACCGGGCAGGCACAGGGGCCTGCCCCTACAGTTTGGCGCGATTTTTCTACCTGTTTTCTTGATCTCTGGCAAGAGACTGTTGAGAACAATGGTACACCGCATATTTTCTTTTTTGGTTCAGGAATCCGGCAGGGTATCGATGATTGGGCAGCGATGATGGAGGACGGGCCGATGCGCAATCTTTTCCGTTACAGCCTTGCTCCTTCTTGGACTGATCTTGCCCAGGTACTGCACAGGCATTTTGCCCTGCCCATTCCTGCCACGCTCACCCTGTATGATGTGGCCTGCGTTTTGGGTTTAAGTAGGGGCACGGCATGCCGTGTCCCTACTTTACCGATCCCGGAATCCCTTGTTCATTTTGATCCTTTGCCGGATACCGTAGGGGCGAATCCCTGTGTTCGCCCTTGCCTGCCGGGCATATCACCGGGCAGGCACAGGGACCTGCCCCTACCAGAGGACTATCTGGCCGCAGTTCTGAACATCGACAGGCAGCTGCAACAATGGATCACCTCCCATCTGAGCAGTGATTGGAGCAGAGAAGAAGGGGAAGAAGACGATGCTCTGGATGATCCTGCGCAAACCGGGTTGAGCAGGGGCCAGGCCCATCAACGTTTTATTGAGGCGGAACGGGCTTTTCAGGAAAAAGATATCAGGGACTTGCAGGAGCTTTCTCTGGCCGAACGGGTGGAGCGATTTCGCGCCCTGGGGCCGCTGAATTTTACCGGCACCGGCCTGGATGATGAAGGTCGCTTTCTCTATCTCTTTGAAATGGTAGATGGTGCAGAATCTGGCGTTTCCAAATTTCGCCAAGGTGACTTTTTAAAGCTGGTTCCTCTGGGCGTGAAGGATCTGCAAAGCGGCATGCCGGTGATCGTGGACAGCTACGAGCCGCACCAGGGATCGGTGGCTCTCGCTTCGCGGCAACGGGGCACGCTCCAATTGCAGAAAAATCTCCCCTATTCGCTAGAAGAAGATGCGGATGATTGGACCACGCCCAAGCTCATCAAGGTGGTGCAGACCGTTTATTCTGACAAAGTCCATCATCCCCTCGTGGACCTGTTTGCCGGGGCCTGGGATTTTACCCAGCCTTTGCAGTGGCAGGAATGGATCAGCGGCTGGCTGCGCACTGAGGGCAAGGTTGCCGGCTTGAATGCGGCGCAACAAAAAGGGCTCCAAATGCCGTTTCGCCATGCCTTGAGCCTGATTCAGGGGCCGCCCGGCACCGGCAAGACCAATCTCCTGGGCTGGATCCTGATCGCACTGATCCGTCACGCCCAGGCAAGGGATGAGCCGCTCCGCATTGCCGTCAGCGCCTTGACCCATCAGGCCATTGATCAGGTGCTCAGCAAGGTGGTCAAACTGGTCAATCAATATGCCTTACCCGATTTTCCGGGCCGTTGCTGCAAATGGGGCAGAAGGGACGGGCCGGAGTTTGCGGAAAACAGTGACAAAATGCAGGTGGAACCGCTGGAGGATCCTGATCAGGTGATGCTCTCTCCCTACCTCATTCTTGGTGCCACCGGCTATGGTTTGGCTCATTTGCAGAAAAACAAAAAGCTGCCTACCAAACCCTTTGATTGGGTGATTTTTGATGAGGCCTCACAGATCCTGCTGCCGCAGGCCATGCTGAGTCTGGTTCATGGCAAGGGGAATTTTCTTTTTCTGGGAGATGTACATCAGCTGCCGCCGGTGATCCGTTCAGCCCCGATCAAGGAGGACACAATTAACCAATTTGACCACGTTGAGCACCAAGGGAATCATGAGAATGATGAAAACGATGAAGCTCTGGAAAGCGAAGTTCGTCGCTCCCTGCTCACTGTCATGCTGCACCGCTACCCGCAACAAAGCGTGTTTTTGGATCTGACCTATCGGATGAACGCGGAAATTTGCGCCTTCCCCAGCCGAATCTGGTACGATTCCAGGTTACACCCTGCCCCGGCAAATGCGACTGCCCGCTTGTCGCTCAAGGGCAGGCTCAGTAACGCCCCCCTGGACAGGATAATTGATCCAGAAAAACCGGTGGTGCTGGTCCGTGCCGATCATCACGGCTGCGGCCAGGAATCAATCATTGAGGCGGAAATCATGGCCCGCCTAGCCCATCGCCTGCTGAGCAAATACGGCCTGCAAAAAGAACAACTGGCACTTATCTCACCTCATCGAGCCCAAAATAACCGGATAACCCGCCGCTTGACGGAGCTGTTGGGCGGTAGCGATGACCTGCCCCTCGTCGATACAGTGGAGCGCATCCAGGGCGCGGAACGCGAGGTGATCCTGTTCGGCTTCACCTGCTCCGACCCAGATCAAGTACTGGGCGATTTTCTCAACAACCCCAACCGCTTCAACGTTGCCATCACCCGGGCCCGCCACAAACTCATTGTCGTGGGCAGCGAGACTTTTTTCGCCGCTGTTGCCCAAAACGAGGAGAACTTGCGGGCTAATGTTTGTTTTAAGGAGTTTTTTGAGGGGCATCCAGCTTTTGATGGGGCTGATGTTTTCTGA
- a CDS encoding type II toxin-antitoxin system RelB/DinJ family antitoxin: MEKTATIQARINPEVKREAQKILSQLHMTMSEAIALYLNQITLHKGIPFEIKIPNEVTQKTLKDSEAGKNLHRADTVADLFEELNC, encoded by the coding sequence ATGGAAAAAACAGCGACAATTCAAGCACGGATCAATCCCGAGGTCAAACGGGAAGCCCAAAAAATACTGAGTCAGCTTCACATGACAATGTCTGAAGCAATTGCTCTGTATCTCAATCAGATCACGCTTCATAAAGGTATTCCTTTTGAAATCAAGATCCCGAATGAGGTGACACAAAAAACACTCAAGGACTCCGAGGCCGGGAAGAATCTTCATCGGGCGGATACGGTTGCTGACCTCTTTGAGGAGTTAAATTGCTAA
- a CDS encoding type II toxin-antitoxin system YafQ family toxin — protein MLTIYYTTRFKRDFKRIRKKHKNLRKLQAVIELLVDEKTLDSRYKDHRLIGNWANHRECHIEPDWLLIYRITDNNLYIERTGSHAELFKK, from the coding sequence TTGCTAACGATTTACTATACAACCCGTTTTAAGAGGGATTTTAAACGGATCAGAAAAAAACACAAAAATCTGAGAAAACTACAGGCGGTTATTGAACTGCTTGTCGATGAAAAAACGCTTGATTCTCGATATAAAGATCACCGGCTCATCGGGAATTGGGCGAACCACCGAGAGTGTCACATCGAACCTGACTGGCTGCTCATCTATAGAATAACCGATAATAATCTGTATATTGAGAGGACAGGCTCTCACGCCGAGTTGTTCAAGAAGTAG
- a CDS encoding DUF3368 domain-containing protein yields the protein MTSRNSSEKNGLVIADSGAIFSLAVIDQLEILNALFDDISILNAVWNEITLDKTTDYYSRIYHFFRDRTKLIKGLNTLTPLMDYGESECVLLYKESEADFFLIDHRKARKIAENFGIHCIGTLGILSVARNKNLIPALKPLFEMLLANKRFYSIKLLNSLLAKHNEDMIARW from the coding sequence ATGACATCGCGAAACTCAAGTGAGAAAAACGGTCTTGTTATTGCGGATTCCGGCGCAATATTTTCACTGGCCGTCATTGATCAGCTGGAAATACTCAACGCGCTGTTTGATGATATTTCTATTCTAAATGCTGTCTGGAATGAAATTACTCTTGACAAAACAACGGATTATTATAGTCGAATCTACCATTTTTTCCGAGACAGAACAAAACTGATCAAAGGACTGAACACCCTGACTCCTCTGATGGACTACGGAGAATCCGAATGTGTGCTCCTCTACAAAGAATCAGAAGCTGATTTCTTCCTGATTGATCATAGAAAGGCTCGTAAAATTGCCGAAAACTTCGGAATACACTGCATTGGCACACTGGGAATATTATCCGTAGCTCGAAATAAAAACCTTATCCCTGCTCTCAAACCGCTCTTCGAAATGTTGCTGGCAAACAAACGGTTTTATTCCATCAAGCTGCTCAACTCGCTTTTAGCGAAACACAATGAAGACATGATTGCGAGATGGTAA
- a CDS encoding PD-(D/E)XK nuclease family transposase, which produces MPTKERYINLFTDYGFKKIFGEEPNKNLLLDFAFDEDKDQPHQINSQFAKPYPLKFR; this is translated from the coding sequence ATGCCCACTAAAGAACGCTACATCAACCTGTTCACCGATTACGGGTTTAAAAAGATCTTCGGCGAAGAGCCGAACAAGAACCTGCTGCTGGATTTTGCCTTTGACGAAGACAAAGACCAACCTCATCAGATCAATTCCCAATTCGCCAAACCGTATCCATTGAAATTCCGGTAA
- a CDS encoding UPF0175 family protein has translation MNTQSISVDFPADILLALNETENELRQRIRLALAVQLYKAQKLTVGKAAQVAGLSRLQFETVLSENEIPISNLTDAEVMDDIAKLK, from the coding sequence ATGAATACCCAATCAATATCAGTAGACTTTCCCGCCGATATCCTCCTAGCCTTGAATGAGACGGAAAACGAACTGCGGCAACGTATTCGCCTTGCTCTGGCTGTTCAGCTATATAAAGCTCAGAAATTGACTGTCGGAAAAGCCGCGCAGGTCGCCGGGCTTTCCCGGTTGCAGTTTGAAACCGTCCTGTCAGAAAACGAAATCCCGATATCCAACCTGACAGATGCCGAGGTTATGGATGACATCGCGAAACTCAAGTGA
- a CDS encoding AAA family ATPase, translated as MKRIVEKQIITWKDSARRKPLIIRGARQVGKTWLVDNVLAKQFEDYVKIDLEKRRDLHPLFADNLDPGAILRHLELTAGRIIPGRTLVFFDEIQACPRAIMALRYFFEEMPELHVVAAGSLLEFAFGEISVPVGRVQYLYMHPMTFYEYLLALGKETVAEYTRQAPETVADPIQQAVLTELRQYFFIGGMPECVKTFRDSGSMLASFQVQSEILDSYRDDFAKYLPRIDPLCLDAVFLNAAKSVGEQLKYTRLNAGHSGQMNRRAFDLLVKAKLLHKIPSCDPSGLPLVQRPI; from the coding sequence TTGAAAAGAATTGTAGAAAAACAAATCATTACCTGGAAAGATTCCGCACGCCGAAAACCCCTGATCATCCGTGGGGCACGTCAGGTCGGGAAAACCTGGCTTGTGGACAATGTCCTGGCAAAGCAGTTTGAAGATTACGTCAAGATAGATCTGGAAAAACGACGCGATCTGCACCCGCTCTTTGCTGATAATCTTGATCCGGGAGCCATCCTGCGTCACCTGGAACTGACAGCCGGACGCATCATTCCTGGTCGTACCCTTGTTTTTTTTGATGAAATCCAAGCATGTCCCAGGGCGATCATGGCCTTGCGCTATTTCTTTGAGGAAATGCCGGAGCTTCATGTTGTTGCTGCCGGTTCCCTGCTGGAGTTCGCCTTTGGCGAGATCTCGGTTCCGGTCGGACGAGTGCAGTATCTGTACATGCACCCGATGACCTTTTACGAGTACCTCCTCGCCCTGGGCAAAGAAACTGTGGCCGAATATACGCGACAAGCACCGGAAACGGTTGCCGACCCTATCCAGCAGGCTGTTCTGACGGAACTGCGGCAGTATTTTTTTATCGGAGGAATGCCGGAATGCGTCAAAACTTTTCGTGATTCCGGGTCAATGCTGGCCTCTTTTCAGGTTCAGTCAGAAATCCTTGACTCGTACCGTGATGATTTTGCCAAGTACCTGCCAAGAATAGACCCCCTCTGCCTTGACGCAGTTTTTCTCAATGCAGCAAAGAGTGTGGGAGAACAGCTCAAATATACCCGCCTCAATGCAGGCCACTCCGGTCAGATGAACCGCAGGGCCTTTGACCTGTTGGTTAAGGCGAAATTACTCCATAAAATCCCCTCCTGTGACCCCAGTGGACTCCCCTTGGTGCAACGGCCAATCTGA